One segment of Niabella beijingensis DNA contains the following:
- a CDS encoding SusC/RagA family TonB-linked outer membrane protein, with amino-acid sequence MLYQNILKVAFAVMISLYGLCAGAQTKTITGQVVEDSTGAPVPGVTIKVKNGPQSAVTNLQGNFTMNISSQGATLQYTHVGYQYGEIVVNPGDTKPLVITVKKLEVSMDDVVVIGYGSQKRENLTGSVATVDMGKISDFPVSSIAEALKGQIPGLNVTGGSQRPGDNALLSVRQQFGFSKDGSSPLPLIIIDDVIQLDPSSGLPTMDQFNVLDPSEVESITVLRDASAAIYGSRASQGAIIVKTKKGKAGAPKISYSGKFEFNDAVSFGKTMSAYEHGIFANRFFRADGRDAKSLFDENELEAMKSLNYDWLKEAWKPGGAMQHSLNVSGGSDRATYFAGAGYYTQRPNLGSQDYNKWSFRTGVDVKVVNNLKLSATVSANNSKVEKSFTKISVNDGSYTSGSEQTDYAILAHMPKYIPWQYTVDGVTEYISPALGPHRAQSSPAGQNNITGWNYFGLLNNGSFTSDDDQAFNTNFSLQYNVPFIKGLAFKVSYGLSYSTANNEQAMMGLRLAVATNAGNAIGYHLYTDSSSWKVANNDNRSTVRYADEIGKVEQSNFFINYDNKFGKHNISAMASVEKGQQSYQKKFIIYDQPIMGAYNGSSPSAGTLNPSNTYVNRTEGGNLAYLGRLNYDYDNKYLLQFVFRSDASTKFAPVNYWGFFPGVSAGWVISREKWFNDRLDWVNFLKLRVSVGRTGNDNVKPWRWMQTYGYAADKGLGFGTNNGGRLVSGLTPDATPNPDVTWDKTVKKNIGIDASFLNNRLSVTYDRYWDNKYDMLMTLANQVGVPISVGGGFAEQNFGGLRAWGSEFSATWKDRVGDFGYNIGVNFGTGDNKVTKWLPVAFNYPSEYDNREGYSTLQPTYGFLTWKGNAGGDGILRTDADIDAYWKYLTDRAIAAGTTPSYLGFDTKDGLKKGMLAYQDLGGQLDAATETIAGPNGRIEDDGQDFTTLGKRRSFGLATNIGLSWRSFTLNTQIATSWGGFNRIDYIKQGTGSTQLFWSHESYLNDMYSAEDNVNGRWPNLAYIDQNQYESDFWQISSFRSYVRSLVIGYSVPKNIAAKVKMDALRISLAGFNLWDFHNPYPDKYRNMYDDPQVAYPTLRTWSLGINASF; translated from the coding sequence ATGTTGTATCAGAACATTTTAAAAGTTGCATTTGCAGTAATGATCAGTTTATATGGTCTTTGCGCAGGTGCACAAACAAAAACGATCACCGGTCAGGTAGTAGAAGATTCTACGGGAGCGCCTGTGCCGGGAGTAACCATTAAGGTAAAGAACGGCCCGCAAAGTGCGGTCACGAACCTTCAGGGCAATTTTACCATGAACATCTCTTCCCAGGGAGCTACACTTCAATATACGCATGTGGGCTATCAGTATGGGGAGATTGTTGTCAATCCGGGAGATACCAAGCCGCTTGTCATTACCGTAAAAAAGCTGGAAGTAAGCATGGATGATGTGGTCGTGATTGGGTATGGTAGCCAAAAAAGAGAAAACCTGACGGGTTCTGTAGCTACCGTTGATATGGGAAAGATCTCAGATTTCCCTGTGAGTAGTATTGCAGAGGCGCTGAAAGGGCAAATACCTGGTTTAAATGTAACAGGAGGGAGTCAAAGGCCAGGTGATAATGCACTCTTAAGTGTTCGCCAGCAATTTGGTTTTAGTAAAGATGGCAGCAGTCCATTACCTTTAATTATTATTGATGATGTAATACAGTTAGATCCCAGCTCTGGTTTGCCAACTATGGATCAGTTTAATGTATTAGATCCTTCCGAAGTGGAAAGTATAACCGTGCTTCGCGATGCAAGTGCTGCCATTTACGGTTCAAGGGCTTCTCAGGGTGCTATTATCGTAAAAACCAAAAAAGGAAAAGCGGGGGCACCTAAGATCTCTTATTCCGGAAAATTTGAATTTAATGATGCAGTGAGCTTTGGTAAAACCATGAGCGCCTATGAACACGGTATTTTTGCAAACCGTTTTTTCCGAGCTGATGGGAGGGATGCCAAATCACTTTTTGACGAGAATGAATTGGAGGCCATGAAATCATTAAATTATGATTGGTTAAAAGAAGCATGGAAACCGGGAGGAGCTATGCAACATTCGCTAAATGTAAGTGGCGGTTCTGATAGAGCAACCTATTTCGCCGGAGCAGGTTATTATACACAAAGACCAAACCTTGGGAGTCAGGATTACAATAAATGGTCTTTCAGAACAGGAGTTGATGTAAAAGTGGTGAACAATTTGAAATTATCAGCAACGGTTTCCGCGAATAATTCGAAAGTGGAAAAATCATTCACTAAAATCAGCGTTAACGATGGCTCTTATACCTCAGGATCAGAACAGACCGACTATGCTATTTTAGCACATATGCCAAAGTATATTCCCTGGCAGTATACTGTTGACGGGGTAACAGAATACATTTCTCCCGCTTTAGGTCCGCACAGGGCTCAAAGCAGCCCGGCGGGCCAAAATAACATTACAGGGTGGAACTATTTTGGATTATTAAATAATGGTTCATTTACTTCAGATGATGACCAGGCATTCAATACCAACTTCTCTTTACAATATAATGTTCCCTTCATTAAAGGATTAGCATTTAAAGTCTCTTATGGCTTAAGTTATTCCACCGCTAATAATGAGCAGGCGATGATGGGTTTAAGGCTGGCGGTAGCAACAAACGCTGGAAATGCAATAGGATACCATTTGTATACAGATTCTTCCTCTTGGAAGGTAGCTAATAATGATAATCGTTCTACCGTACGTTATGCCGATGAAATTGGTAAAGTAGAGCAATCGAATTTCTTCATTAATTACGATAACAAATTTGGAAAGCATAATATTTCTGCCATGGCTTCAGTGGAAAAAGGGCAACAGAGTTATCAAAAGAAGTTTATTATCTATGATCAACCCATAATGGGCGCCTATAACGGATCATCTCCGTCGGCAGGAACGTTGAATCCGTCCAATACTTATGTGAATCGTACTGAAGGGGGAAACCTGGCCTACCTGGGCCGGTTGAACTATGATTATGATAATAAATATCTGTTACAATTTGTCTTCCGCTCTGACGCCTCTACCAAGTTTGCACCTGTAAATTATTGGGGCTTCTTTCCAGGGGTCTCTGCTGGTTGGGTGATTTCCAGGGAAAAATGGTTCAATGATCGTCTTGATTGGGTGAATTTTCTGAAACTACGGGTATCTGTGGGCAGAACAGGTAATGACAATGTGAAGCCATGGCGCTGGATGCAGACTTATGGCTACGCGGCTGACAAAGGGCTTGGCTTTGGAACTAATAATGGCGGGCGCCTGGTATCCGGTCTGACCCCGGATGCAACACCGAATCCCGATGTAACCTGGGACAAAACAGTTAAGAAAAACATTGGTATCGATGCGTCTTTTCTTAACAACCGGTTATCAGTGACCTACGACAGGTATTGGGATAACAAGTATGATATGTTAATGACTTTGGCCAATCAGGTTGGGGTGCCGATCTCGGTAGGAGGGGGCTTTGCGGAACAGAATTTTGGAGGGTTGAGGGCCTGGGGGTCTGAATTCAGTGCTACCTGGAAGGACAGAGTTGGCGATTTTGGGTATAACATTGGTGTGAATTTTGGAACTGGTGATAACAAAGTAACCAAATGGCTGCCGGTAGCATTCAACTACCCGTCAGAATATGATAACCGGGAGGGATATTCTACTCTTCAGCCGACTTATGGCTTCCTTACCTGGAAAGGAAATGCAGGTGGCGACGGGATTTTAAGGACAGACGCAGATATTGATGCTTATTGGAAATACCTGACGGACCGCGCTATAGCAGCAGGTACAACACCTTCTTATTTGGGCTTTGATACAAAAGACGGCCTTAAAAAAGGAATGCTTGCCTATCAGGACTTGGGTGGCCAGCTGGATGCAGCTACTGAAACGATCGCCGGACCTAATGGCCGTATTGAGGACGATGGTCAGGATTTTACAACCTTGGGGAAAAGAAGATCTTTTGGGTTGGCCACAAATATCGGATTGTCATGGCGATCGTTCACTTTAAATACTCAGATCGCGACTTCATGGGGTGGTTTTAATCGTATCGATTATATAAAGCAAGGAACTGGATCCACGCAGCTTTTTTGGTCACATGAGTCTTATTTAAATGACATGTATAGCGCTGAAGATAATGTAAATGGAAGATGGCCTAATCTGGCATATATTGATCAAAACCAGTATGAATCTGATTTTTGGCAGATTTCTTCCTTCCGGAGCTATGTGCGCAGTTTGGTTATCGGCTACTCGGTTCCAAAAAATATTGCGGCAAAAGTTAAAATGGATGCGCTTCGGATCAGTCTGGCAGGATTTAATCTTTGGGATTTTCACAACCCGTATCCTGATAAGTATCGTAATATGTACGATGATCCGCAGGTTGCTTATCCAACATTACGCACCTGGTCACTGGGCATTAATGCCAGTTTCTGA
- a CDS encoding DUF3826 domain-containing protein, which produces MKYFFYRKKNGGIFAKSLLIVVFTIFNLCVVFGRQSGADTAYRRVASQRAAKIVALLALKDSAIFYKVKEVVAAQYMGLNELDASRETAIRHIRETNANKEAAAKKVSEVETRTDADRTALHNSYIQKLSAFLDKEQVDAIKNGMTYNVLLITYKGYLEMIPRLTAEEQQYIMNALVEAREHAMDAGSSEKKHAWFGKYKGRINNYLSSHGYDMNKESKAWQERTKAKQNNQ; this is translated from the coding sequence ATGAAGTATTTTTTTTACAGAAAAAAGAACGGGGGTATTTTTGCGAAAAGTTTATTAATTGTTGTTTTTACAATTTTTAATTTGTGTGTGGTGTTTGGACGGCAGTCCGGTGCAGATACGGCCTATCGTCGTGTTGCCAGCCAGCGGGCGGCCAAGATCGTGGCGCTACTTGCATTGAAAGACTCCGCAATATTTTATAAAGTGAAAGAAGTGGTTGCCGCACAATATATGGGCCTGAATGAGCTCGATGCCAGCAGGGAAACCGCGATCCGGCATATCAGGGAGACAAACGCTAATAAAGAAGCAGCTGCGAAAAAGGTCAGTGAGGTGGAAACCAGAACAGATGCAGATCGTACGGCTTTACACAACAGCTATATTCAAAAACTGTCGGCCTTCCTCGATAAGGAACAGGTGGATGCAATAAAGAATGGAATGACGTACAATGTACTGCTCATTACTTACAAAGGTTATCTGGAAATGATCCCCCGGCTTACCGCCGAAGAACAGCAGTACATTATGAATGCACTGGTGGAAGCAAGAGAGCATGCAATGGATGCCGGGTCGTCGGAAAAAAAGCATGCCTGGTTTGGAAAGTACAAAGGCCGCATCAACAATTATCTTTCTTCACATGGGTATGATATGAATAAGGAGAGCAAGGCCTGGCAGGAACGGACAAAAGCAAAACAAAATAATCAATAG